One Phoenix dactylifera cultivar Barhee BC4 chromosome 8, palm_55x_up_171113_PBpolish2nd_filt_p, whole genome shotgun sequence genomic window carries:
- the LOC103699185 gene encoding YTH domain-containing protein ECT4-like translates to MAAVAPTADQAADLLQKLSMDSQAKTDDAVEATKKPSAIQFGSANGEVPNMLIPSERSLTPLLPDFMDPSMCYLPNGYPYYYGGFDGSVNEWGDDYSRYLNHDGVEMPPGFYGDMYHHGYGYAPYGAYPSPGSPVPTIGHDGQPYGPQHYQYPTPFFQPPTPTSAPHTANQPPTQNGVSTSVAADQASIPVDRSKANSNGIANGNANGNSGSAPQRLTNQNQSLTSNGSHGRGALPGGLTSAGYKDPRLSFDVMRSPVPWFEGPVFSNGQHRPATTSSMLSTVSHNGTTPSARNQNRSPLPHVMGMHAPRPTSGMGPAAPGFVNSMYTNNRLYGQNALRTGVGFESNSYDSRMNGRWGLVVDSKYKPRGRGNGYYGYGNENQDGFSELNRGPRAGHLKNQKIFGPTVTIAARGQNLSSIGNDDSSVIPDKEQYNRADFPEKYTDGKFFIIKSYSEDDIHKSIKYNVWASTPNGNKKLEAGYQEAQQKASGCPVFLFFSVNTSGQFVGVAEMVGPVDFNKTVEYWQQDKWNGCFHVKWHIVKDVPNSVLKHITLENNDNKPVTNSRDTQEVKLEQGLQMLKIFKEHASKTSILDDFMFYENRQKLMQEKKAKQQLQKQAWDGKTSDAVAGEKENDAANGKPRLQKPLESVTILSKDVQQGGREERKPSEKNGVAAAAGDALKMAKPATEKRAIANGAASGC, encoded by the exons ATGGCAGCCGTCGCTCCCACTGCTGACC AAGCTGCAGATTTGCTGCAAAAGTTGTCGATGGATTCTCAGGCCAAGACTGATGATGCTGTGGAGGCTACCAAGAAG CCTTCTGCTATTCAATTTGGGTCTGCCAATGGTGAAGTCCCAAACATGCTGATTCCATCAGAGCGGTCATTAACACCTCTACTTCCAGACTTCATGGATCCGAGCATGTGTTATTTACCCAATGGATACCCTTACTATTATGGAG GTTTCGATGGTTCTGTCAATGAGTGGGGGGATGATTACTCTAGATATTTAAACCATGATGGAGTGGAGATGCCTCCT GGGTTCTATGGAGATATGTATCACCATGGATATGGGTATGCTCCTTATGGTGCATATCCATCTCCTGGTTCCCCAGTTCCTACCATTGGGCATGATGGCCAACCGTATGGTCCTCAGCATTATCAGTACCCAACTCCATTTTTCCAACCACCAACTCCTACCAGTGCACCACATACGGCAAACCAACCCCCTACTCAAAACGGGGTTTCGACTTCGGTCGCTGCTGATCAGGCATCCATCCCAGTGGATAGAAGTAAGGCCAACTCGAATGGAATTGCCAATGGGAATGCAAATGGAAATAGTGGGTCAGCACCTCAAAGGCTAACCAACCAAAATCAGTCACTAACTTCGAATGGTTCCCATGGTAGAGGAGCTTTGCCAGGGGGACTGACTTCTGCTGGTTACAAGGATCCAAGACTCAGTTTTGATGTAATGCGGTCCCCGGTACCCTGGTTTGAGGGACCTGTTTTCTCGAATGGGCAACACAGACCAGCTACAACAAGCTCCATGTTGTCTACAGTATCACATAATGGTACAACTCCTTCGGCAAGAAATCAGAATCGCAGTCCTCTTCCTCATGTTATG GGTATGCATGCCCCAAGACCGACATCTGGGATGGGACCAGCAGCTCCTGGTTTCGTGAATAGCATGTACACAAACAACCGATTGTATGGCCAGAATGCACTCAGAACTGGTGTTGGCTTTGAATCAAATAGTTATGATTCTAGGATGAACGGGCGCTGGGGATTGGTTGTGGACAGCAAGTACAAACCTCGGGGCCGAGGCAATGGATATTATGGTTATGGCAATGAGAACCAAGACGGTTTTAGTGAGCTGAACAGAGGGCCTAGGGCAGGGCACTTGAAAAACCAAAAGATTTTTGGACCTACTGTTACAATTGCTGCGAGGGGGCAGAACCTCTCTTCAATTGGGAATGATGATTCTAGTGTAATACCAGATAAGGAACAATACAACCGTGCTGACTTCCCTGAGAAATACACCGATGGAAAGTTCTTCATCATTAAATCATATAGCGAGGATGATATTCATAAGAGCATCAAATACAATGTCTGGGCCAGCACCCCCAATGGAAACAAGAAGCTGGAGGCTGGATACCAGGAAGCTCAGCAGAAAGCTAGTGGATGCCCTGTCTTCTTGTTTTTCTCA GTCAACACAAGCGGGCAATTTGTTGGTGTTGCGGAAATGGTGGGCCCGGTTGATTTTAACAAGACCGTGGAGTACTGGCAGCAAGACAAGTGGAATGGTTGCTTCCATGTCAAGTGGCATATTGTCAAGGATGTACCTAACAGTGTTCTCAAGCACATCACATTAGAGAACAATGATAACAAGCCAGTGACAAACAGTCGAGACACTCAGGAG GTAAAACTGGAGCAGGGTCTTCAAATGCTCAAGATTTTTAAGGAGCATGCGAGCAAGACATCCATTTTGGATGATTTCATGTTCTATGAGAACCGCCAGAAATTGATgcaagagaaaaaggccaaGCAACAGCTTCAGAAACAG GCCTGGGATGGAAAAACTTCTGATGCGGTTGCTGGGGAGAAAGAGAACGATGCTGCTAATGGGAAGCCCAGATTGCAGAAACCTTTGGAATCTGTTACAATTTTGAGCAAGGATGTGCAGCAGGGTGGCCGTGAGGAGCGGAAGCCATCCGAGAAAAATGGTGTCGCTGCGGCAGCTGGTGATGCCTTGAAGATGGCTAAACCAGCAACAGAGAAGCGAGCTATTGCGAATGGTGCTGCCAGTGGATGTTAG
- the LOC103712601 gene encoding subtilisin-like protease SBT3.18, whose translation MSTSFQFLWGLFLSLSLYSIPSTPTPHVHIVYLGHNHGQDPLLTTRLHVRLLSSVFSREDEAEEAMIYSYKHGFSGFAAMLNSTQATTLASMEGVISVFRSKILGLHTTRSWDFMGLTLGPEETTPMQLKYGNDIVVGILDTGVWPESDSFREEPGMGPIPKSWHGACVKADKFDPEKACNRKLIGARYYINGFEREFGPLNTTGEAEYRSPRDRLGHGTHTASTAVGSVARNASYFGLGPGTARGGAPRARLAVYKVCWLQGSCTEADILAAFDDALHDGVQVISASLGSPPPLMPFFSTSSDIGSFHAMQLGVAVVFSAGNDGPDSSLVQNVSPWGLCVAAGTIDRAFPTQMVLGNNVSFMGQGFITREMKMKLVDGGKFFVDGSCSLDKWNGRKPGSKKIVLCFSSIGQVSSTVAALSILAINGSGMIFVESITRQTVQDDFLPTIHVDLYQGTQILHYIQSFKDLSVQIFSSKTNIGHSPAPSMAYFSSRGPSSISPNILKPDIMAPGVNILAAWSPKSSPTLLPFDGRSVVWNFDSGTSMSCPHVSGIVALLKSAHPDWSPAAIKSALMTTAYMSDTSSDNILAGGTLTAADPFDIGAGHVNPLKAIDPGLVYDMDTRDYILFLCSLGYSEVQIKMMVLPSPSIDASCSGSHSVMELNYPAIIISDLPSTLTIKRTLRNVGRSSAFYFSSIKNPEGVYTSIWPRFLVFSLHKKTISYYVTVMPIKRSQGRYDFGEIVWFDGYHHVKTPLIVCVNNLGDGHRDAAAHQSA comes from the exons ATGAGCACTTCCTTTCAATTCCTCTGGGGTCTCTTCCTCTCACTCTCACTTTATTCTATTCCTTCCACACCCACACCCCAT GTTCACATAGTCTACCTGGGCCATAACCATGGCCAGGATCCTCTTCTCACCACAAGGCTCCATGTCCGACTTCTCTCCAGTGTCTTTTCGAG AGAAGATGAAGCAGAGGAAGCCATGATCTACAGTTACAAGCATGGCTTCTCTGGTTTTGCTGCGATGCTTAACTCAACACAGGCCACCACCCTGGCAA GTATGGAAGGGGTGATATCAGTGTTCAGGAGCAAGATATTGGGATTGCACACAACTCGAAGTTGGGACTTCATGGGCCTCACCTTGGGACCTGAGGAAACTACACCGATGCAGTTAAAATATGGAAATGATATAGTTGTTGGCATCTTGGATACAG GTGTCTGGCCGGAATCGGATAGCTTCCGGGAGGAACCCGGCATGGGTCCAATCCCAAAATCATGGCATGGAGCATGCGTGAAAGCCGACAAGTTCGACCCAGAGAAAGCATGCAACCGTAAGCTGATCGGAGCTCGCTACTACATCAATGGCTTCGAACGTGAGTTTGGGCCTCTGAACACGACCGGCGAAGCCGAGTACCGATCGCCCCGGGACCGGCTTGGGCATGGGACACACACAGCATCGACGGCGGTCGGGTCTGTCGCAAGGAATGCGAGCTACTTCGGCCTGGGACCTGGCACCGCCCGCGGCGGCGCGCCACGGGCTCGGCTGGCGGTGTACAAGGTATGCTGGCTACAAGGGAGCTGCACTGAGGCCGACATCTTGGCCGCCTTCGACGATGCCTTGCACGACGGAGTGCAGGTGATCTCGGCCTCGCTCGGATCGCCGCCGCCGTTGATGCCGTTCTTCTCGACGAGCAGTGACATTGGGTCGTTCCATGCAATGCAGCTGGGGGTGGCGGTGGTGTTCTCGGCCGGGAACGATGGGCCTGACTCATCCCTGGTGCAAAATGTGTCGCCGTGGGGCTTGTGTGTTGCCGCCGGGACAATTGACCGGGCATTCCCAACGCAGATGGTACTGGGAAACAATGTCTCTTTCATG GGACAAGGCTTCATCACAAGAGAAATGAAGATGAAATTGGTTGATGGTGGGAAGTTTTTTGTTGATGG GTCATGTTCACTTGACAAATGGAACGGCCGCAAGCCAGGGTCAAAGAAGATTGTTCTTTGCTTCTCTTCCATAGGGCAGGTATCTAGCACAGTTGCAGCCCTATCAATCTTAGCAATCAATGGATCGGGCATGATTTTTGTTGAGTCCATAACGAGGCAAACAGTTCAGGATGATTTCCTTCCAACTATCCATGTTGACCTCTATCAAGGCACTCAGATACTTCACTATATTCAATCTTTCAA GGATCTGTCGGTGCAAATCTTTTCCAGCAAAACAAACATTGGTCACTCTCCTGCCCCATCCATGGCGTACTTCTCCTCTAGAGGGCCGAGTTCTATATCCCCAAATATCCTCAAG CCTGATATCATGGCTCCAGGGGTAAATATCTTGGCAGCATGGTCACCAAAATCTTCACCAACTTTGCTACCATTTGATGGTCGTTCTGTGGTTTGGAACTTCGATTCGGGGACCTCAATGTCATGCCCCCATGTATCAGGCATTGTGGCTCTTCTCAAATCAGCTCATCCTGATTGGTCCCCGGCTGCAATCAAGTCTGCTCTAATGACAACAG CTTACATGAGTGATACAAGCTCAGACAACATCTTGGCAGGAGGCACTTTGACAGCAGCAGATCCCTTTGACATAGGTGCAGGGCATGTAAATCCCTTAAAAGCAATAGACCCAGGACTAGTATATGATATGGATACTCGAGattatattctttttctttgtagtTTAGGCTACTCTGAGGTCCAGATaaagatgatggttcttccttCACCTAGCATTGACGCTAGTTGCAGCGGAAGCCACTCCGTTATGGAGCTAAATTATCCTGCAATAATTATATCGGACCTTCCGTCAACATTAACAATCAAGAGAACTCTTCGGAATGTCGGTCGAAGTAGTGCTTTCTATTTCTCCAGCATCAAGAACCCTGAGGGAGTGTACACTTCTATATGGCCAAGGTTCCTAGTTTTCTCTTTGCATAAGAAAACTATTTCATATTATGTGACTGTTATGCCAATTAAACGGTCCCAAGGGCGGTATGATTTTGGGGAGATAGTTTGGTTTGATGGCTATCATCATGTTAAAACCCCATTGATAGTGTGTGTGAACAATCTTGGGGATGGACATAGAGATGCTGCAGCTCATCAGAGTGCTTAA